GGTTATGGCCGACACGATAAGTCTGGAAGCTTGTGGTTTGTTCGTGAGTTTGTTCTGGACTCTCGTGCGTCCCGTCTGCAGCACCAGACAGTCAATGCGGCTTTTGAGCAGAGGGTTGGGCAGAGGTTTGGAGTTTTGCGCGAAAGGAACACCGGTGAACGGGTCGTTGGGCAGACGGCCCCATGTAGCTTCTCTCTTCTGATATTCCTCTAAAGTGCTGTTGTCTATCACCACTCCACTGGGTAAGATCATGGGAAACACCATGAGTTCTTGTGTCAGCGGGTCCAGGAACTCTTCTGGAATGGGAATATCAGGTGGCTCGAGAGGTTCTGAGGTGGGAACAGCTGACGGAGGGCTCATCTGCAGACTCTTCAGGTGACCTTCGTGGAACTTCTCCACTTCAGAAGAAGAACAGCAGCGAGCCGGCGCGGCCCAAACAGCCAGAGACTTGATTCCCAGCGCGGTGTCAGCGCCGCTGAATGGAATGCTGACCCGGAGCTGAGCCACAGAGTCCAGAGACTGCGGCCCGCGGCTCCAGAGATCCACACGTCTGATCTGCGCTGGGCCCTGCGGTGGCGGATCGAGGAACGGAGCTCGAGGTTTAAAGTTCGGGTGATGGAAACGCACCTGAACGTCGTCCTGCAAATCACACCGAGCCACGAGCTTGAACTGTCCGCGGTCTCCATCTGAAGAGCTGAAGATCTCCAGCCTGCGGGAGTTTTTTCCCTGATCCAAACGCCAGGGCCACAACTCGACATCCACCCGACACAGCTCCATCTTGAGCCGGAAGGCCAGGGTGACGTGCAGCGGAGGCCGCAGGAAATATTCCAGTCTGAGACCTCTCCGGCGTGTCAGCGGGTCTTCGGACAAAAGGTTGGTGACATCATAACCGTCGGCACAGAGCTGTAAGAAAACAAACGTTGTTCCGGGCACAGAACATCACAAGGTCAGTTCAGACGCAGCACCTACACAAGACCTCTCTCATTCTTCAgaatacagaagaaaaaaaccCTCTCCGCTCAGAATAAAACCACGACCAAACTCAGAAATAACAACGTTTATAAAGGTGAGGGTCATTG
Above is a genomic segment from Triplophysa rosa linkage group LG17, Trosa_1v2, whole genome shotgun sequence containing:
- the ubox5 gene encoding RING finger protein 37, whose protein sequence is MVLNLCEAHFQTTIQCNKLCADGYDVTNLLSEDPLTRRRGLRLEYFLRPPLHVTLAFRLKMELCRVDVELWPWRLDQGKNSRRLEIFSSSDGDRGQFKLVARCDLQDDVQVRFHHPNFKPRAPFLDPPPQGPAQIRRVDLWSRGPQSLDSVAQLRVSIPFSGADTALGIKSLAVWAAPARCCSSSEVEKFHEGHLKSLQMSPPSAVPTSEPLEPPDIPIPEEFLDPLTQELMVFPMILPSGVVIDNSTLEEYQKREATWGRLPNDPFTGVPFAQNSKPLPNPLLKSRIDCLVLQTGRTRVQNKLTNKPQASRLIVSAITSTNSNGGHEDPEPSRTQDDVRCDEPVACTSVSALTSRKTLKRKYECSFPSSAVDCEAVTRETVSHTTTESHEQRLAHSLDEALNQALHGLPTFTSQSKTASSDDASDGQHKCLFCSCLLSVYSWSVLSYSLPCGHLMCGPCLQRKRPSDSQRLKIECPACGTFASSGDITRVHH